Below is a window of uncultured Sphaerochaeta sp. DNA.
AGAAGGAACATAATGCAGATGGCCACCTCAAGCGATCAGTCATGGGACGAGAGGCGGTCATTGCAATTACAGGAGGGAAACTTGACTTTGGCTCTTGGGAAGAGATCTTCTACTATGACTTTGATGGCATGAGAGATAAACATGTCCTCATCAAGATCATCGGAGAGTAGATCACATCTGAGCGCGGTAGGCAGCAAGGCCTGCTTCAATGCAGGCGGCTGCTTTTGCCAGGTCATCGGTGTTGAGCACGTAGGCAATTCTAACCTGTCGGTGTCCCAACCCTTTGGTCACATAGAAATCCTCACAGGGGGCGACCATGACCGTCTCCCCTTGGAAATCAAAATCACGAAGCATGAAAGTAGCAAATGACTCTGCATCATCCACTGGAAGTTCTGCCACAAGATAGAAAGCACCCTTAGGGTTGCTCACTTTCACCCCGTCGATTTTCTGCAGCGCATCAACAATGAAATCCCTTCTCTTCTCATACTCAATCTTTACTTCACGGAGATAGGAGTCATCAGTACTTAACGCAGCAAGAGCAGCCACCTGTTCAATATCAGGAGGACACAAGCGAGCCTGGGAGAGCTTGAGAGCATTCTCCAAGACTTCCTTGTTCTTGCTGACCAAGGCACCGATTCGAGCTCCACACATGCTGTATCGTTTTGAGAAACTATCCACGCAGATGACCCGGTCACTGAACTCGTCAAAGGAAAGGACACTGGTGAACTCCTTTCCGTCATAACAGAACTCACGGTACACCTCATCGACAATCAGGAAAATGTCATGCTTCTTGCAGAGATTCAGAAGCTGTAACAGCTCATCCTTCGTATAGACATGTCCAGTAGGATTATTGGGGCTACACAGAAGAATTGCCCCAGTCTTCCTGGAAATCTTCTGTTCAAAGGCACTGATATCGGGAAGGGAAAACTCCTCCTCCATGTTGCTGGTAACGGGGACCAAGTCAACCATCGCAGAGTGGGCGAAGGAGGAGACATTGGTATAATACGGTTCAGGAATGATGATCTCATCATATGGATCACAAAGCGTCATGAATGCAAACTGAAGTGCTTCACTCCCACCGGTGGTGATGAGAATATCCTCTGCATCCACATTAAGACCATACTTTGCATAGTAGGCGGGGAGGGCCTCACGAAGTTCTTGCATCCCCTCACTATTTCCGTAGGCAATAATGCTTTGGTCATAGTTCTGAACTGCCTCAATAACCTGAGGAGGGGTCTTTATATCGGGTTGCCCGATATTCAGATGATAGACTTTGATTCCCCGGTTCACTGCATCGCGAGCATACGGAGAGAGGCGGCGAATAGGAGAACATTGAAAAGCTGAAATTCTATGTGACATGTGCATGATAATAACTCCAGATGGTAGAATAAATGTACAACTCACCCTCTGATGAACGATCAGATGGTGGGAGGTAGGTGTAACCCGGACAACAAGATCTACTTGCTCTCCGGGTTACTAGCGCTAGCTCCCGGTTTTGGCTCTTGCGCCTGCGCTTGAGCCTGAGCTTGTGTGTTATCGATAAGAATCTGGATGAATTTACGGTTGTCAAGCAATGGGCTGATGGAACGACCATGATGCAAACGACTGATAACACGAGCAAACAGCTCGGTTATATCAGCTTGCACATACCACTCTTTATCGAGCAGGTCACGCCCATGGAATACGGAGTTTGTGCCGATGATCCGATAGAAAATACCTTCCTTATAGGCCAT
It encodes the following:
- a CDS encoding pyridoxal phosphate-dependent aminotransferase, producing MHMSHRISAFQCSPIRRLSPYARDAVNRGIKVYHLNIGQPDIKTPPQVIEAVQNYDQSIIAYGNSEGMQELREALPAYYAKYGLNVDAEDILITTGGSEALQFAFMTLCDPYDEIIIPEPYYTNVSSFAHSAMVDLVPVTSNMEEEFSLPDISAFEQKISRKTGAILLCSPNNPTGHVYTKDELLQLLNLCKKHDIFLIVDEVYREFCYDGKEFTSVLSFDEFSDRVICVDSFSKRYSMCGARIGALVSKNKEVLENALKLSQARLCPPDIEQVAALAALSTDDSYLREVKIEYEKRRDFIVDALQKIDGVKVSNPKGAFYLVAELPVDDAESFATFMLRDFDFQGETVMVAPCEDFYVTKGLGHRQVRIAYVLNTDDLAKAAACIEAGLAAYRAQM